Part of the Rubritalea squalenifaciens DSM 18772 genome, GGTGATCTGCTACGCCCTGCTCATTGCCAGCGGATGGGTGGACCGTCTCACTCTCGTGACGGTGGGGCTCATGCTTGCAGCGCTATTTTGGAGCTTGGCTGGAGGCCTTTTCTGGACACTGACAGAAGCCCGCGGTTCCACTGCGGGTGGTGGGAACCCTTTCAAAATCGCCCTGAAGCACACCAGCTACCTGTTCACAGATCGTCAGCTTGTGTTGTTTATCCTGACTCGTGGGCTGCTAACTGCTACGGCATTGGCTCCGCCCTTCATGGTCGCTTTGGGAGCTGGGGCGAGTGGCAACGGCTTTGCAGGCCTTGGCTGGTTGGTACTGGCATCCTCATTCGCCGGACTGAGCAGCAGCTACGTATGGGGCAGGCTGGCGGACCATTCCAGTAGGAAGGTGTTGCTTCTGGCTGGTTTGTTAGGCGGTGTGGCACTCATCGCTACCTCCCTCTGTGCCTTCTACGAGGTGCTCGGGACGGCTTGGCTGCTTCCAGTCTTGCTTTACACGCTTATGGTCGCCTACCAGGGCGTGCGCTTAGGGCGGTCCACGCATCTGGTAGACATGGCTGACGTGGAAAAACGCGCGGCTTATACCGCTCTCTCAAACACCGTGATCGGCGTGCTGCTATTGATGGGTGGAGGCTTCGGTCTCTTGGCCAATACCTATGGAGAGCTCACCGTGATTCTCGTCTTCAGCCTCATGTGCTTCGCCTCCATGGCCGGCGCCTTCTTCCTGCACGAGGTGCAGGATGATTAAGTTTTGCCGACCCATTATGCCGACGTCTATGTCGGGAAGTGAGGTTTCTAGTCTCCTTGGCTATGGGGTATGCGCTTGAGGATGGTCGGGCTTTTGTAGTCGAAGTGATTCTGGGCACCGTGCTTGTTCAGGTATTCCAGGATCTCTTTTCCGGATGCACTAAGGGTGACGGCTTTCGGCATGAACTTGTTTTCTTTGTTTTCGTGTACCTTGCCTTTGAGCTGTCCGCCTTCTACGGCTTTCGCAAAAGCCTCCATTTCCATGGGCCACAGGAGAAGGGTGTCTTCGCGTTCAAAACTGTATTCGGAGATCATGTAGCGGTCAGGAGTCTCATTGTCGCCTTTCTCCTTGGGCTGGAGTACGGAGATGTATTGCCCGTGCTGTCCCTTTGCAGTGATCGCTTTTAATTCAATAATCTCGAATTTGTCATTCTCATAGGCAAGTGTGGCGGCTGCGAGTGTCGCCGGCGCTTTCTTGGGAATTTCGACCGTGAATACCATGCCGCCATGGGTCCACGCTCCATCAAAGGATTCCAGATCTCCTGTATTGGATGATTTCGTGAGTGGATGAGCCGAGTTGACTGACGAACAGCTGGTGAATGTTAGTAAGCTAAGTAGGCCCGTGGCGATGGTGGGAATCAGGGTTTTCATAGTGATGATGGGGTTTCTGATGAAGCTGGATTCTTGGGGCTGTCCATGGCTTTGAGCTTTTTCAGGATGACTGGGGATTTTTTGATCAGAAAGACGGCTGTTAAGAAGAGGGCGATATTGACGATGATGTGGTAGGTGTCTTCTTCGGTGAGCGGGGAGGGTTCCTCATTGTGTTTGATTGCTAGAAGGATCTGATAGATATAGTCGACCATGCGTATAATCGACCATGCGGCTATCAGCATGGCGCTGCTTACAACAACTGCGAGGTCTAGCGATGGACTGCTAGGGATTTCCTTGTCTCTGCCTACGATCATTCGTGCGAGCTTGGGGGCTATGAGGATTAATCCAACAGCTACGATAAGTTGGAGTAAGATTGCGATCGCTGTCGTGGTGACCGATATCGCTATGAACTTCGATCCTGATTCGCTTGGGTCGTAATTCAGTCCTAGAATTGAGATAAAGGTGATTACTGAGTTGATAGATCGCAGGATGAAGTACACGCCGAGTAGTCGGAGCAGTGCTTGAATAAGGGTAATCATATTGGCCGGTATTAGTCTGTTTATGAAAATCTTGGCTGTTGCCACAGCTGTTTGGGCTTATCGCTTCGGTATCAATCAACGGGAATGTGCTGAGACGGTTTGCGCGGTATTTTTAGGGATCCTGCTAACAGTCACACTGGGTATGCTTCCCTGATTAACGATCACCTACACACCTTAGATTAGGGCAGTGGATGAAGCTCACGTCAATCCATGTCTCACTGAGAATCATGAGTGAGATTTTTCTATGTGTTGTTTCTGGCTAATGATTAGTTATTTACTAATAAACTGTATGACAGAAATGGTGCCGATGGGGATTGACCTTAGGGAGAGCGGGTGGAAGAGTAACGGCACTGTGTGACAGATATTCTTCCGTATACACAATAGAGAGCAAAGGTGGGTCCGGGTCCGTCATGGGACCCGGGCCTTATTGTTTCAGAGGGCACAGCTTCACTGTGAGTGGCGAGCTGAAGAACGGGTGGAGGAGTTCTTGTGAGAGTAGTGCTTGATAATCTTCTTCACCACTCGCTCTTTGAGTTTCTCCAGGCTGGCCTTCTCCCGTTCCTTGCCGATCCAGGTAGCGTGGAAATCACAGTCAATTCCGTAGGCGCCACTGGATATGCTGCCCGTGTGCGAGAGGTCGTCATGAAGGAATTCATCGGGAACTTCGCTGAGCCCGCCGTCAGCTAATTCAAAGAAAAAGGCATCATCACAGCCGTCGGCTGGGAGTTCGGTAGAAGTCAGAAGAATGCCGTCATGGGGAATGTCTGCCGTCATGATGTGTTGGTCTTTGTCCAGAGGGTTAGCACCCTCTACTCCATAGACGATGCATTCCCAGCGGTTTAAAAATTCATCTGGTATCAGGTGTTTGACGCAGTGTTTCTTTTCCGAACTACAGGAGAGCAAGCTCGGCAGCAAGACGAGTAACAGGGCATGGTAGGGGGATTTCATAAAGCCAACCTTCCTTATAGCAAGAATCAGGGTGGTTTCCAAGTAAGTAATTGAAATACAGGTTTCTGTGGGGTTTTTGCTGAGGGTTGTTTAGAAAAGTAAACTGACACGTTCGGGACTGATCACGAGTTACTCTAAGCTATAGAGGCCCCAAATCTACTGACGTGTAGGCGGATAGTAGAGGTACTGATTGAGTTCTTTTACAGGACAACACTGGCTAAAGCACACACGTATTGAAAAGAAAACCGGAGAGCCTGGGCTCTCCGGTTTTTTTATGGGGTATGAAAGGGTATAAGAGGCTAACAATGTCGCCGACTTCTTAATGGTTGCGATCGATAACCTGAGGACGAGGCTTGGAGATATCCATCGAGGCGGGGGCCTCTGGCCTGAGCTCAGTCATGCTGGCATCTGCCGCAGGAGCTGTTGCTACTGGTGGCACAGGCTCTGGTACAGAAGTACTGCTGGTGCACGAGCAGAGTGTGATGAGTAGCAGACCGGTGGCGGTGTATATCGCTTTCTTCATGTTAATATGTCTAATGGTTACATTCGCCTGGGTGTTAGACGGAGGGCAAGAAACCAGGCAATCCGTAGACTACATGAGATAGGGGGGAGGTGTCACGGCTTTTGCGTGGTGGCTCTCTATGTAGGCGGATGTGATGAGTGTTAGTGTCTGAAAATCATCCGTTTAGATTAATGTGTTGTTGCCATGGATGGGGTTGTGATGCGATGATGCACGCTATGCAAACTGTGTCTCGAGCTTTGTCATTGCTACCCCTGTCGATCTGTCTGCCACTGGTGCAGTGCACGATGGTTCCTAAAGTGGAGGATAAACCTGTAACGAAATCCTTGTCCCCTCCCAAGTCAGGCGTGCTGGCTGAAACTGCAAGGAGACTTGAGAACACACGTGACGAGGAACAGTCCTCGCTGCTCCTTCTGGATGAGGCGAAGGAGGCGCTGGAGTGGCGGCTTGCCCTGGTGGACTCAGCAAAGTCTTCGATCGATATTCAGCTCTACCTCTGGCATGACGGGGCATCTGGGAAGTTGCTGCTAGATCGCGTACTACGTGCTGCAGATAGAGGGGTAAGGGTACGCATTCTGGTGGATGACTTTCTTTTCAATGGGAATGAGCCCTTTGTCTCTTCCATCTGCCGCTATCATCCGAACATCGATATCCGGATCTTTAATCCCACTAGCTTCAGGGGAAACCCACTGGGGTCTAGTATAGAGTTCCTCTTGAACTTCGTACACTTGAACCGCCGCATGCATAACAAGACTTGGACGGCAGACCAGAGCTTCAGCATCGTAGGAGGGCGAAATGTGGGTGACCACTATTACGGATTGGACGAGCACTACAATTTCCTGGACCTGGATGTCTTGGTTTCTGGTCCTCCAGTTAGGGAGGTAGCCAAAGGATTTGACCTGTTCTGGAATTCTGCCCAAGCCTATCCGGGAGCCTTGCTGTCCAAGCGTGCCAAGCGTGAGATTCTTGAGGAGCGTAGAGCGCGTTTGCTTGCCTATCTGGATCAGGAAAAAGGCGGTATGCTGCGCTCCTTCCCCACACGTCCCAAGGATTGGTCTAGTGAGTTTGCTCGCTTGCCTCATACCATGGCCAAGGGGAAGGCGGTCTTCATTCAGGATCACCCGGATCGTGAGCAGGACAATCGCCAGCTAGTCACCAGCTTGGGCACTGCTGTGGGTAAGCAATCCAGGGAGCTGATTCTGGTGAGTCCCTATTTTATCCCCGGTAAGGGGATGCTGGAGAGCATGGAGCAGGCGGTGAAAGAGGGGAAGGATGTCCATGTGCTGGCTCCTAGCCTAGCGGCCAATAACCAGCCTGCTGCTCACGGGCACTACAAGAAAAAGCGCAAGCCTACGCTGAGAACTGGAGCCAAGCTCTACGAGTTGAGATCGCAACCGGATAAGTCTGTTAGAATGATGGCAGACGTGAGCCCGGTACGAAGCAAGATAGTAGCCATGCATACCAAAGCCATTGTAGGTGATCGCACGCGTTGCTTTATCGGCTCCATGAATTTGGATCCGCGAGCCATTAAGATCAATACCGAGAGTGGTATGCTGATAGATTCCCCAGAGCTAACAGCTGATCTGTTTTCCATGCTGCAAAAAATCCGCCGCAGTGAAAGTGTGTGGGAGGTGACTTTAGATGAGCGGAATAAACTGCGTTGGAGTGAAAATGGTGTCAATTTCCAGGATGAACCGCCAGCCCCGTGGATGAAGAAAGTGACTTCACGCATCGTAGGCTGGCTCCCTCTGGAGAGCCAGCTCTAGTCGATTATTGAATGCGTGCCTGCGTACTGAGGATGCTTGCACCCTGAAGGTCAGTCTCGGTGGCAGGATTATAGAAATGAACGTAGCTGATGCCGTTCTCTGTAGGGATGAGGCATGGCAAGGTGATGACAGTCTTGCGTCCATCAAGAAAGAGTGTGGCTGCGCCTTTCTTGGCAGCCTTGTCCCAGGCAATAGTCAGCTCGTGAGTCTTTCCGGGGGTGAGAAGCTTTTTGCCTTCCGGAGTCTTCCCAGCAGCATCGATCTTCAGGACATAGTTGGCAAATTGGTCTACGCTGGGGTCACAGGCATTGAACCAGCGGTCACAGAGAGCGATCTGCAGGCCGGAGCCGCCTTCCTCCAAGCGGACCTTGGTAGTGAGCTTGCCAGAGTCACCAGAGGGGAGGTTCCAAGTGGCACCCTGGTTGGGATTGGTGAGAGTGAGATCGTCGACACGGCGCAGCCGCAGTGTACCGTCCTCTACCAGAGCACCTGGAGTGCGGTTATAGGCACAGTGGCCTACGTACTTGGCGATATACTGGTGAGTGGTCCAGTCCTTGGCTCCATCTCTGGAGATGTCTGAGCTGCGCTCTTTTTCATACAGCCAGCGCAGATCCATGATCATGAGTCTACGGTGCATGGCATGCTGGCCGCAGGAGAACAGTACGCGATTGTCATCTAGCTGCACGACTTCCGACTGGTGTTTGCCGCGGTCTTGTTTGCCCTTCCAAGTACCGTAATCGCCACGGTTTCGGTGCTCGTCCAGAATGAGTTCGCGAAAGCCTGTCCAGGTCTTTCCTTCATCGCTGGAAATGGCGGCGTGGATGGTGTCTCGGTTGGTGAAGGCGTCCTCGCCACGGCCAGTGGCTGTCTCAATCTCAGGTAGAGAGGTGGTGTTCGACCAGAGGAAAAGGATGCGTCCGTCACGGAGGCGGTGGAAGGTGGGCATCGTGATGGTGCCCCAGAAGCGGGACGGTTCTGCCTTGCTCCATGTTTTACCGTAGTCTGATGAGAATGTCTGGTAGTGCTTGTCCAGCGAGGTGCGTGCAATCATCCAGAGCTTTTTGCTCTTCAGCTCCACGATGGTTCCTTCCACCATGCCGTGGTTCCAGCGTGTGCCCTTATGTACGCCGCCAGGCTTGTGGTTAGGTGAATTTACTTTGTTAGACTGTTTCCAGCTTAAGCCTTGGTCGTCAGAGTACCAGGTGAAGCAGCCTCCACCATGACCGGGAATGACGATGCGCTTATTGCTGTCCACCCAGAGAGGGTTTCTGAGAATGCCAGATGGACGGATCGTGTTTCCTTTGTCGTCTCTAACGAGGTTCCATTTGCCGTCGATGCCGCCTTCAGTAAGGTAGATGCCGTCGTTGTTATTCTTGCCACGATAAGCTGGCTCGACGCGGAGGTATTCCCCGCTGATTGGGTTTTTTGCAATGGCTGGTGATTCCTTGGCCATGCACGTAGCACCGGGGTAAGTAGCGGGAAGAGGGACGGATTTCCATGTCTCGCCATTGTCGAGCGACTGCAGGAAGTGCTTGCTGCCTTTGCCCGGATAGTGACGGATTTCCTTGTCTGAGATCCGGATGAGTCCACGGCCTGCATCTGCTGGTGGCACGGCGACCACGCGTGGAGCATCGACTGCCAGAGCTTGGGTGGCGAGTAGGGTGGGAAGAATGAATGAGTACTTCATGGTGTTCTGTTAGGGGTCGCTTATAATGTTGGGTCTGAGTGTGGGTGAAGAAAAGGCGAGAGGCTACAGCCCTCGCCTTGTGGTTCATGGGTGGAGGCTGGGCTTGGCTCAGTTCGCCTGTGGTGTGGCGGAGTATTTGAGTCCTTCCACTTCACGGTAGGCCTGACCGTTCTTTTCAACCGGGCTGAAAGAGAAGACCCACTTCCAGGTTGGTGCGGACTTCACGAGCACGGTGTTCCAGCCTTTCTTGAGCCTGATCTTGGTCGGTTCGCGGCTGGTGTAGATCTGGTCGATGAGGGCGATCTCTTTGCCAATCTTACCATCATTCTTCCACTTCGGCGGATCAATGCTCTCGCCGTTGATCCAGATCTTGCAGGCAGGGTTAGGGCCCCAGTTGCCAGCTTTGGCGATTCCGGCACGGCCATCAGAGCTGGAGATGGTGTTGAAGCTGATCCAGGCGTCTACTTCTTGGTCCACCGGGCTGTAGACGTAGGTGTTAGCCCAGACGATGTCCTTGCCCTTTGGTTTTCCCTTGTAGTGGCTGTTGAAGCCAAAGAAGTGGCGGATATGAATTGCGCCGCCGTAGACGGGCTTGCTCCAGTTGTAGACTCCGCCGTTTACCTCGTAGCGGTCTTTGACGATGCCCTTTTCCAATTCAGGGACGGCACCGTTTTCGACTTGGCCGAGCAGACGCCACTCGATCTGGTGGGTCTTGACCATCGGGAAGGGAACCTTGGTGAGGAAGCGGTCGCGCTGTTCGGCGATGCGGTTTTCGAAGTCGGCAAAGGCGTCGTACTCCTTGCTGCCTTTGTCTGGGAGTATGGCCCAGTAGCCGCCGTAGTTGCCAGCGATACCTTTCCAGACGGCCTCGGAGTAAGCCACCATGGCAGGGATGACCGGGTTGTTAGTCAGAGTGAGTTTCTGGTCGTCCACCTTGGTGTCCGGCCAGTGGCAGAGGATGCCTCCGAGCTGATGCTCGTTGCCGTGTGGTGTGCGGCATGGCTGCTGGAAGAACATGCGGGTGACGAAGTCGAGCGCCTCCAGGTGGTTCACGTAGTTAGAGCGTGAGTCGATGTGCTGCACGCCTTTGAGCGGTGCGGACTGAGCCCAGGTCTGCTGGACTTGTTTGGCGCCTTTGAAGGTCATGCCCTTCCACCAGCCGATGACTTCACGTCCATTGTCCTGCACGGCTTTGTGAAGGGCTGGCAGGTAGTTGCTGTTAACGTGCTCTTCCCTGTGGCGGACCTCGTCGGTGCCGACGTGGAAGTAGGGCATCTTCTCTTTCGGCACGAGGGCACAGATCTCATTAATCAGATCCACCATCGCCTCGAGAGCTTTCGGGTCTTTCATGTTGTCCACACCCACACCCTTGCGGAAAGCATCGCTGTGGCCAGGGGAGTCAAACTCAGGAATGACGGTGATGCCACGTGCCCAGCAGTAGTCGACGAACTCGACGAATTCCTTCTGAGTGTAGTACTTGCCGGGCTTGCGGGTGAAGGTGGAATCCTTTTGAAGGTCTGGGTACTTCTTGCTCTCTAGTCTCCAGCCGTGGTACTCGGTGACGTGGAAGTGGAAGATGCTGTATTTGTAGGCCGCCATCACATCGATCTGCATTTTAAGCTGGTCGAGGGACTGGAAATTACGGCCGACATCGTGCATGAAGCCGCGGATCTTGAAGGCAGGGTAGTCTTCGATCTTGCAGGCTGCCACGGTAGTCTTGCCGTCTTTGCGTACGATCAGCTGTCGCAGAGTCTGAAGCCCGCGGTAGAGACCCGTGGTGGTATTGGCGGTGATCACCACGCCGCGTGGCTCGGCTACCAAAGAATACGCTTCATCGTCCTGCCCTTCCCACTGAGCGGGTGCTTCTACCTTGCCGATTTTCAGCAGGATCTTCTTTTTAGCCTCTTCGGAGACAGTGATCTTGTTTAGCTCCAGCAGCTCTTTGAGCTCGGTTTTGAGCTGGCTGAATCTGAGGGCATCATCCCCCTTGGCGGGTAGAGTAAGGCTGGCCTCTTGCAGAGGGATGGCATTATCTCCCCAAGTGATGCTTTGTGGCAGGGGGAGCAGGGCTGGTTGCTGTGGCTGGACTCCCGAGTCCGACGCCTGCAGGCTGAGACTCAACAGGCCAGACAGCATGCAGAGTAAAAGTGTTTTAAGTGCTTGTGTACGTTTCATAAGGATCACTGAGTGGATTCTCTGGATCAATGTACGGGAATACTCCTGACTCTTATCTGTTTAGCCTGTGGTATGGATATCGTACCAGTATGCGGTAGGATGGAGGATGACTGGTCTGATATCCAGAGAAGAGTCTAGAAATAATAGCCGAAGTTGATGTTGAAACGGGACTGCCATTCCTGCTCCTCATTGGCGCCGAAGTCGGTCAGCGGGTCATCACCGACAAAGAGATTCCCATTGGAGTAGGCCCAGTCGCAGTAGATGTGCCAGTTGCCCCTGGTGAATGACATGCCGAGGACATTCATGGCGGAGTTCTTGAGCTTGCTGCCAGCCGGATCATGGCCGTCTTTCAGAATCACGGAGAAGTCGTTGTAGAAGGTGATGTAGTCCAGCCAGTCGATATGATCAGTTTCCCATTTGTAGGCGATCCCCAAGGCGGGGAGTAGGGCCCGGGAGGCCACCGGGGCTTCGTAGTCATAGGCACCCATGCCTATCAGGTCATTGCTCAGGCCGCTGCTGCTGCGGTAGTCGGCAGCGTAGTCCCAGGCACTGAGTTGGCTAATGACTTCCCACGGCCCACGGTTCCACTTGGCGTGAATAGCCGCAGCCAGTTGGTGGGAATCATGGGCATAGCGCTTGTCTGCTTCTAACAAGCCAGCTTGAAACGAGGCGCCTAGAGCGAGGGTGTTGTCCTCCTCAAAAGTAAAAGTTCGGATCGCGCGCAGGTTGATCTGGTGGCGTTCACGGTAGTGGGAATGGGCCGAGCCATTGTCGATGATATCATAGGAATAGCGGCCACTATCGCTGGAGTCGCCAAAGAAGTTCGGCTCCGCACCCAGGTAGTAGGCAAGGTCGATCTGCCAGTCGCCACAGGAGGTGGTGTAGCTTACGCCCATGTCCATGTCGTCCGTCAGGCCCACATAGTAGCCCAGGTCAAAGAACCAGTTGTGCGAGGTGCCGTAGGCGCCTGCCCCGAAGGGAACACGGTTAAGTCCCACCCGGATGATCGAGTCGTCCTCGTTGCGCCAGCCGGCCCAGGCCGTGTGTGGAAAGTGGTAGCCGTTGTAGAAGCGATACTCCGCCTTGGCCGTGAATCCTGTACCAGCCTTGTTGTAGTCGAAGTTCGTCCGGAAAGTATCGAGCTCGAAGTTGCCGCCATTGCCGCCGCGCTGTGGACCGGGTAGACCATCCTCCTGGTACGAGCCCAGCACGTAGTTTGCACGGATCGCTCCGCCTATCTGCAACTTGCCGATGCTAAAGCTGCTGTCAGCCGGGATACGCAAGGGGACTGGCAAGGGGGTTGTTTCCTTGGAGGAGAATGCTTTAGGGGGAGGGTTGTTCTCTTTCTCTGTCGCGGCAGCCAACTCACGGCGGGCCTGATCGAGTTCTTTCTCCAAGGCGGCTACTTTGTCGCGCAGTGCATCCACATCCTCCTGCGCATGCACAAGAGAAGGGACAAAGGTAGCGGCTGCAAGCAGGATGGTGGGTTTCATGAGCCAAGTCTGTGTTAGATGGGGGTAGTGTATTAAACACTATATGGTGCCAGTAATGCAAGGTTGTTTAGTCTAAGTCAAATACAGTAGAAGCATGAGATACAGGTCCACTAAGGTCGTGACATCTTCTCAGATGTATACTAACAGAATTAGAATTGGTTCTGATAGAGATGAGTAAAGGGTTCTTTCATACCACAGGTGAATGTATCTTCAGCCCTCCCTTGGGGAGTGGAGGGGGCATCGTGCGTCGTGATGGTAGGACGACGGAATGGTGGATGATTCTCCTCTGTGATGCGGAGATCGGTTCTTACATGCGCGAGATGTATCGCCGGGCCACGCACGGCGTACACAAGCTGAATGAGCCACTATGGGGAACCCATGTTTCCGTGATCCGTGATGAACGCCCCAGTGTGATGGAGTACTGGATGTCCCTAGAGGGAAAGGAAGTCAGCCTGTCTTACTCGAACCATATCGAGCTGCACGCGGGTTATGCCGTCGTGGAAGTGCGTTGTGATCCTATACTGGACTACCGCGAAAAACTCGGCCTCGCCAGAGAACCCGAATGGCCATTGCACATGACCATCGGGAACTTGAAGTGATTTTTCTAATGGGAATACTTACTTTAGGATGATGCGGTAGATTTGGGCACTAGCGCTTGGGTTCTGGAATTCCAGGGTAGCTTCGTGTGTGCTGGTGTTGAAGCTAGGGGTGGCATTCTGTAGTTCAGCGGTGGCTCCATTCGTGGTCTCATGCACTTTGATGTTGTAGCTTAGCTCTGGGCTGGAGTCACTATGGATGCTCAGAGCTGTCTGGCTGATAGTGATATAATGAATCTGGTTGTCACTATAGAGGCTAAGATCTGAGGCTTGGCTTTGGATCAGGGTTAGAAGTTCACTATCGTCCTGACCATTGAGGAAACCGAGAGATTGCAGGGCTTGTTCCGTATCGTTACGTACTCCATCGTTGTCATCATCAGTGAATGTAGCCAGGTTGGAATCAACGCCGTTGTTAGGAGTTGCCATAAAGATTCTATAAAAGGTAGTGCTGTCGCTAGTCATTGCAAAGAGCATGCTGGCGTCCCCGCTGGTATTATCCTTCAAATGAGATGTGAGGGTGAGATCGGACCAAGTGGAGAGATCTGTGCTTTTCTTGACCTTGAAATTAAGTGTGAAGGTATCTCCGGTTTTCGAGATGTAGGGCATTCCACCGAGGTCAAGGCTTGCTGTGGAATGCATGCCGAGGCCTGTGGCATGAGTACGAATTAGATCAGCACGGGCTGTGTCGCCGTTTGCTGGATTAAAGCCCAAACTGGCCAATGCTACCTCTGCTCCATCACCCACAGAGTCGCCGTCGGAATCTACTTCATTCGGGAGGGTGCCGTGTACCGCGAGTTCCGTGTAATCATCCAGGCCGTCCCCGTCACTATCGGTTTCATCGGATGCAACAGTTGATTTGAGGCTGATGATAAAAGGGTTGTTGTCTGGGCTTGAGCTGGCGATGGAGATGCTGGCCTCTAGCTCACCTTCGAAATCAAAATTAACTTTGCCGACGAGAGTCGCATAGGAGTTCGGTGCGATACTACTACCCGGAGTCGTGGTGAAAGTGATCTTGCCTGCATGAGTGCCAGTGGCGGTCACTGCGATGTCATTGAGAGGGGCAGCAGATAAATTATAGACGACAAAGGCAAAATCACCTTCGGTGCCAGTCTTGCCGATACCAAGGTTATAGTCTTCATGATT contains:
- a CDS encoding family 20 glycosylhydrolase, with the translated sequence MKRTQALKTLLLCMLSGLLSLSLQASDSGVQPQQPALLPLPQSITWGDNAIPLQEASLTLPAKGDDALRFSQLKTELKELLELNKITVSEEAKKKILLKIGKVEAPAQWEGQDDEAYSLVAEPRGVVITANTTTGLYRGLQTLRQLIVRKDGKTTVAACKIEDYPAFKIRGFMHDVGRNFQSLDQLKMQIDVMAAYKYSIFHFHVTEYHGWRLESKKYPDLQKDSTFTRKPGKYYTQKEFVEFVDYCWARGITVIPEFDSPGHSDAFRKGVGVDNMKDPKALEAMVDLINEICALVPKEKMPYFHVGTDEVRHREEHVNSNYLPALHKAVQDNGREVIGWWKGMTFKGAKQVQQTWAQSAPLKGVQHIDSRSNYVNHLEALDFVTRMFFQQPCRTPHGNEHQLGGILCHWPDTKVDDQKLTLTNNPVIPAMVAYSEAVWKGIAGNYGGYWAILPDKGSKEYDAFADFENRIAEQRDRFLTKVPFPMVKTHQIEWRLLGQVENGAVPELEKGIVKDRYEVNGGVYNWSKPVYGGAIHIRHFFGFNSHYKGKPKGKDIVWANTYVYSPVDQEVDAWISFNTISSSDGRAGIAKAGNWGPNPACKIWINGESIDPPKWKNDGKIGKEIALIDQIYTSREPTKIRLKKGWNTVLVKSAPTWKWVFSFSPVEKNGQAYREVEGLKYSATPQAN
- a CDS encoding phospholipase D family protein; this translates as MSLLPLSICLPLVQCTMVPKVEDKPVTKSLSPPKSGVLAETARRLENTRDEEQSSLLLLDEAKEALEWRLALVDSAKSSIDIQLYLWHDGASGKLLLDRVLRAADRGVRVRILVDDFLFNGNEPFVSSICRYHPNIDIRIFNPTSFRGNPLGSSIEFLLNFVHLNRRMHNKTWTADQSFSIVGGRNVGDHYYGLDEHYNFLDLDVLVSGPPVREVAKGFDLFWNSAQAYPGALLSKRAKREILEERRARLLAYLDQEKGGMLRSFPTRPKDWSSEFARLPHTMAKGKAVFIQDHPDREQDNRQLVTSLGTAVGKQSRELILVSPYFIPGKGMLESMEQAVKEGKDVHVLAPSLAANNQPAAHGHYKKKRKPTLRTGAKLYELRSQPDKSVRMMADVSPVRSKIVAMHTKAIVGDRTRCFIGSMNLDPRAIKINTESGMLIDSPELTADLFSMLQKIRRSESVWEVTLDERNKLRWSENGVNFQDEPPAPWMKKVTSRIVGWLPLESQL
- a CDS encoding carbohydrate porin, with amino-acid sequence MKPTILLAAATFVPSLVHAQEDVDALRDKVAALEKELDQARRELAAATEKENNPPPKAFSSKETTPLPVPLRIPADSSFSIGKLQIGGAIRANYVLGSYQEDGLPGPQRGGNGGNFELDTFRTNFDYNKAGTGFTAKAEYRFYNGYHFPHTAWAGWRNEDDSIIRVGLNRVPFGAGAYGTSHNWFFDLGYYVGLTDDMDMGVSYTTSCGDWQIDLAYYLGAEPNFFGDSSDSGRYSYDIIDNGSAHSHYRERHQINLRAIRTFTFEEDNTLALGASFQAGLLEADKRYAHDSHQLAAAIHAKWNRGPWEVISQLSAWDYAADYRSSSGLSNDLIGMGAYDYEAPVASRALLPALGIAYKWETDHIDWLDYITFYNDFSVILKDGHDPAGSKLKNSAMNVLGMSFTRGNWHIYCDWAYSNGNLFVGDDPLTDFGANEEQEWQSRFNINFGYYF
- a CDS encoding sialidase family protein, with the protein product MKYSFILPTLLATQALAVDAPRVVAVPPADAGRGLIRISDKEIRHYPGKGSKHFLQSLDNGETWKSVPLPATYPGATCMAKESPAIAKNPISGEYLRVEPAYRGKNNNDGIYLTEGGIDGKWNLVRDDKGNTIRPSGILRNPLWVDSNKRIVIPGHGGGCFTWYSDDQGLSWKQSNKVNSPNHKPGGVHKGTRWNHGMVEGTIVELKSKKLWMIARTSLDKHYQTFSSDYGKTWSKAEPSRFWGTITMPTFHRLRDGRILFLWSNTTSLPEIETATGRGEDAFTNRDTIHAAISSDEGKTWTGFRELILDEHRNRGDYGTWKGKQDRGKHQSEVVQLDDNRVLFSCGQHAMHRRLMIMDLRWLYEKERSSDISRDGAKDWTTHQYIAKYVGHCAYNRTPGALVEDGTLRLRRVDDLTLTNPNQGATWNLPSGDSGKLTTKVRLEEGGSGLQIALCDRWFNACDPSVDQFANYVLKIDAAGKTPEGKKLLTPGKTHELTIAWDKAAKKGAATLFLDGRKTVITLPCLIPTENGISYVHFYNPATETDLQGASILSTQARIQ
- a CDS encoding MFS transporter, translating into MFRQVADRVFRILTSEADGRVCKDLPEEACRRQPENFCKHVLSLILTKTADGLIDPKLVLSWLMTVLGAPAAYIGMLVPVREAGALLPQLFTAGYLDSLPLRKYAWAIGSFIQGACAAAMGLAVLWMEGEALGAVIIALLALLAVARSVCSVCYKDVLGKTVDKSKRGTATGAASSLAAGLVICYALLIASGWVDRLTLVTVGLMLAALFWSLAGGLFWTLTEARGSTAGGGNPFKIALKHTSYLFTDRQLVLFILTRGLLTATALAPPFMVALGAGASGNGFAGLGWLVLASSFAGLSSSYVWGRLADHSSRKVLLLAGLLGGVALIATSLCAFYEVLGTAWLLPVLLYTLMVAYQGVRLGRSTHLVDMADVEKRAAYTALSNTVIGVLLLMGGGFGLLANTYGELTVILVFSLMCFASMAGAFFLHEVQDD